From Micromonospora sp. NBC_01699, a single genomic window includes:
- a CDS encoding aldehyde dehydrogenase family protein, with protein MAVFEYAPAPESRSVVDLRPSYGLFIDGKFVDPTDGGAFKSVNPATEEVLAEVAEAGPGDVDRAVRAARRAYKKVWGPMSGRERAKYLYRIARIIQERGRELAVLESLDNGKPIRESRDTDIPLVAAHFFYYAGWADKLTHAGFGPDPRPVGVAGQVIPWNFPLLMLAWKIAPALAAGNTVVLKPAETTPLTALLFAEICQQADLPPGVVNIVTGAGETGRALVEHPGVDKVAFTGSTEVGRAIARSVAGSRKKLTLELGGKAANIVFDDAPIDQAVEGIVNGIFFNQGHVCCAGSRLLVQESVYEPVLASLKRRMAQLRVGDPLDKNTDIGAINSAAQLDRIRELSEVGSAEGAQRWSPPCELPDRGFWFAPTIFTGVTQAHRIAREEIFGPVLSVLTFRTPAEAVEKANNTPYGLSAGIWTDKGSRILWMADRLRAGVVWANTFNKFDPTSPFGGFKESGYGREGGRHGLEAYLDV; from the coding sequence ATGGCTGTCTTCGAGTACGCGCCGGCGCCGGAGTCGCGGTCCGTGGTGGACCTGCGCCCGTCGTACGGCCTCTTCATCGACGGGAAGTTCGTCGACCCGACCGACGGCGGCGCCTTCAAGTCGGTCAACCCGGCCACCGAGGAGGTGCTGGCGGAGGTCGCCGAGGCCGGCCCCGGTGACGTGGACCGGGCGGTACGCGCGGCACGCAGGGCGTACAAGAAGGTCTGGGGTCCGATGTCGGGGCGGGAGCGGGCCAAGTACCTGTACCGGATCGCCCGGATCATCCAGGAGCGGGGCCGGGAGCTGGCGGTGCTGGAGTCGCTGGACAACGGCAAGCCGATCCGCGAGTCGCGGGACACCGACATTCCGCTGGTCGCCGCGCACTTCTTCTACTACGCCGGCTGGGCCGACAAGCTGACCCACGCCGGCTTCGGCCCGGACCCGCGCCCGGTCGGCGTCGCCGGCCAGGTCATTCCGTGGAACTTCCCGCTGCTGATGCTGGCCTGGAAGATCGCCCCGGCACTGGCCGCCGGCAACACGGTGGTGCTCAAGCCGGCCGAGACCACCCCGCTGACCGCGCTGCTGTTCGCCGAGATCTGCCAGCAGGCCGACCTGCCGCCGGGCGTGGTCAACATCGTCACCGGCGCCGGCGAGACCGGTCGGGCGCTGGTCGAGCATCCGGGCGTGGACAAGGTCGCCTTCACCGGCTCGACCGAGGTCGGGCGCGCGATCGCGCGCTCGGTCGCCGGCAGCCGCAAGAAGCTGACCCTGGAACTCGGCGGCAAGGCCGCCAACATCGTCTTCGACGACGCCCCGATCGACCAGGCGGTCGAGGGGATCGTCAACGGCATCTTCTTCAACCAGGGGCACGTCTGCTGCGCCGGGTCGCGTCTGCTGGTCCAGGAATCGGTCTACGAGCCGGTGCTGGCCTCGCTGAAGCGGCGGATGGCGCAACTGCGGGTCGGCGACCCGCTGGACAAGAACACCGACATCGGCGCGATCAACTCGGCCGCGCAGCTCGACCGGATCCGGGAACTCTCCGAGGTCGGCAGCGCCGAGGGCGCGCAGCGCTGGTCGCCGCCGTGCGAGCTGCCGGACCGCGGTTTCTGGTTCGCCCCGACCATCTTCACCGGGGTCACCCAGGCGCACCGGATCGCCCGCGAGGAGATCTTCGGGCCGGTGCTGTCGGTCCTCACCTTCCGCACGCCGGCCGAGGCCGTCGAGAAGGCCAACAACACGCCGTACGGGTTGTCGGCCGGAATCTGGACCGACAAGGGTTCCCGGATCCTGTGGATGGCCGACCGGCTGCGCGCCGGTGTGGTCTGGGCGAACACGTTCAACAAGTTCGACCCGACCTCGCCGTTCGGCGGGTTCAAGGAGTCGGGCTACGGTCGCGAGGGCGGCCGGCACGGGCTGGAGGCGTACCTCGATGTCTGA
- a CDS encoding aldehyde dehydrogenase family protein: MSETVDRPRLAVRKTYKLFVGGKFPRSESGRSYLVQDSNVALASRKDVRDAVVAARAAVKGWAGATAYNRGQILYRVAEMLEGRRDQFVGLGLDPAEVDEAIDRWVWYAGWADKITQVYGSANPVAGPYFNLSSPEQTGVVGVVAPTDSALLGLVSVVAPAIVTGNTVVVLAAEQAPLAAITLAEVLATSDLPGGVVNLLTGRPAETAPWLASHADVNAIDLTGVDDPELARTLEEAAAGNLKRVLRPPAQPTNWTADPGLRRMTALLETKTVWHPKGI, from the coding sequence ATGTCTGAGACTGTGGACCGGCCCCGGCTGGCGGTACGGAAGACGTACAAGCTGTTCGTGGGCGGGAAGTTCCCGCGCAGTGAGTCGGGGCGGTCGTATCTCGTGCAGGACTCGAACGTGGCGCTCGCCTCCCGCAAGGACGTACGCGACGCGGTGGTGGCGGCCCGCGCGGCGGTGAAGGGCTGGGCGGGGGCGACCGCCTACAACAGGGGTCAGATCCTCTACCGGGTGGCCGAGATGCTGGAGGGCCGGCGGGACCAGTTCGTCGGCCTCGGCCTCGACCCCGCCGAGGTGGACGAGGCGATCGACCGCTGGGTCTGGTACGCCGGCTGGGCCGACAAAATCACCCAGGTGTACGGCAGCGCCAACCCGGTCGCCGGCCCGTACTTCAACCTGTCCAGCCCGGAGCAGACCGGCGTGGTGGGTGTGGTCGCGCCGACCGACTCGGCGCTGCTCGGGCTGGTCAGCGTCGTCGCTCCGGCGATCGTCACCGGTAACACGGTGGTGGTGCTGGCGGCCGAGCAGGCACCGCTGGCGGCGATCACCCTGGCCGAGGTGCTGGCCACCTCGGACCTGCCCGGCGGCGTGGTGAACCTGCTCACCGGCCGGCCCGCCGAGACCGCGCCCTGGCTCGCCTCACACGCCGACGTCAACGCGATCGACCTGACCGGCGTCGACGACCCGGAATTGGCCCGCACCCTGGAAGAGGCCGCAGCCGGCAACCTGAAGCGGGTTCTCCGCCCCCCGGCCCAGCCCACCAACTGGACCGCCGACCCGGGCCTACGCCGGATGACCGCCCTCCTAGAGACCAAGACCGTCTGGCACCCCAAGGGCATCTAA
- a CDS encoding BlaI/MecI/CopY family transcriptional regulator, with amino-acid sequence MTRLGDLERAVMDVLWDRTTGSTSGAGITVREVADALSERELAYTTVMTVLDRLAGKGMVEREREGRAWSYRPAASREAHIARLMLDALDLAGSRDAALVRFARSVTGTEAEVLRAALTDEAADRQG; translated from the coding sequence GTGACACGACTGGGTGACCTCGAACGTGCGGTGATGGACGTGCTCTGGGACCGGACCACCGGTTCGACCAGCGGCGCGGGGATCACCGTACGGGAGGTTGCCGATGCCCTGAGTGAGCGCGAGTTGGCGTACACGACCGTGATGACCGTGCTGGACCGGCTCGCCGGCAAGGGGATGGTGGAGCGGGAACGGGAGGGGCGGGCCTGGAGTTACCGGCCGGCGGCCAGCCGCGAGGCGCACATCGCCCGGCTGATGCTGGACGCGCTCGACCTCGCCGGCAGCCGGGACGCCGCCCTGGTGCGGTTCGCCCGGTCGGTCACCGGCACCGAGGCCGAGGTGCTGCGGGCGGCGCTGACCGACGAGGCAGCGGACCGGCAGGGCTAG
- a CDS encoding M56 family metallopeptidase, whose translation MTYAAHLAGTAVACYLTATVLLRSTWTWRSPRVAIVCWQALGLALGLCAIGLPMSIGLAAYDEGIGGALLHLTRDLFRGTLPAGLGVTQLALVGVGLGVATALLGSTVRGLVSAVRVQTRHRQLLDLVGRDDPAAPGALVLDHPSAAAYCLPGMRPTVVVSAGTLDLLDRTELAAVLSHERAHADERHDLVLLPFTALCRALPLVGWLRRASETVALLVEMRADDKARRLHADGPLANALLRFATAGSRVAPAGALGLADAHLDARVQRLLVAGPRPWVRGLTSLAVATTLVALPITLFFA comes from the coding sequence ATGACGTACGCCGCTCATCTCGCCGGTACGGCCGTGGCGTGCTACCTCACCGCCACGGTGCTGCTCCGCTCGACCTGGACCTGGCGCAGCCCCCGGGTGGCGATCGTCTGTTGGCAGGCGCTCGGGCTGGCGCTCGGCCTCTGCGCGATCGGGCTGCCGATGTCGATCGGGCTGGCCGCCTACGACGAGGGGATCGGGGGCGCGCTGCTGCACCTGACCCGCGACCTGTTCCGGGGAACCCTGCCCGCGGGGCTGGGCGTGACCCAGCTAGCGCTGGTCGGGGTCGGTCTCGGGGTGGCCACCGCCCTGCTCGGCTCGACCGTCCGGGGCCTGGTCAGCGCCGTACGCGTACAGACCCGGCACCGGCAGTTGCTGGACCTCGTCGGCCGGGACGATCCGGCCGCACCGGGCGCGCTGGTGCTCGACCACCCGAGCGCGGCGGCGTACTGCCTGCCGGGGATGCGGCCGACGGTCGTGGTCAGCGCCGGCACCCTGGACCTGCTGGACCGTACCGAGCTGGCGGCGGTGCTCAGCCACGAACGGGCGCACGCCGACGAGCGGCACGATCTGGTGCTGCTGCCGTTCACCGCGCTCTGCCGGGCGCTGCCCCTGGTGGGTTGGCTGCGGCGGGCGTCGGAGACGGTGGCCCTGCTGGTGGAGATGCGGGCCGACGACAAGGCCCGGCGGTTGCACGCGGACGGGCCGCTGGCCAACGCGCTGCTCCGGTTCGCCACCGCCGGCTCGCGGGTCGCCCCGGCCGGCGCGCTCGGCCTCGCCGACGCACACCTGGACGCGCGGGTGCAGCGCCTGCTGGTCGCCGGCCCCCGCCCGTGGGTGCGCGGCCTGACCAGTCTCGCCGTCGCGACGACCCTGGTGGCCCTGCCGATCACCCTCTTCTTCGCCTGA